GGCGCTGCTTGAGCACGTCCGTGTTCAGGCCCGTGGCGTCCACGCCGTCCAGCGGCGCGAGCAGACCGCCAAGGATAAGGTAAAGCCCCTGGTAGAACCCGCCGTCCTCGATGGCGAGCAGGCTGTCCCACTCCGCCACCAGGCACAGGGTCTCGCGACTGCGCCGTGCATCCGAGCAGATGGCGCAAGGGTTCCTGTCCGCCAGGCCTCTGCATTCGTCGCAAAGGCAGAGCCGGTCGCGCAGTTCATGTATCGCCCGGCCGAGCTCCCGCGTGCGGGCCTCGGGCCAGGCGAGCATGGTGAGCGCCATCCGAATGGCGGATTTGGGCCCCAGCCCGGGCAGTCCGGCAAGCTGGTCGACGAGGTCTTTGAGCGGCTCTGGAAGACGCTCGCGAACCACCTAGAACATCCCCGGAATCTTCATCCCGCCGGTAAGCGCGCCCATCTCTTCCTCGGCCATTTCCTTGGCCTTCTTGAGCGCTTCGTTCACGGCGGAGAGGATCAGGTCTTCCAGCATGGGCACGTCTTCGGGGTCGACTGCCTGCGGATCGATCTTCACGCTCTTGATCTCCTGACCGCCGGTGGCGACAACTGTGACCATCCCTCCGCCGACAGAGGCCTCCACCTCTTTATCGGCGAGTTCTTCCTGGGCCTTCTGAATCTTTTTCTGCATGACTTGCGCTTGGCGCACCAGATCGTTCATGCCGCGCATGGTGTATCCTCCATGGAATCGATCGTGTTCGGTTGGGTCACCCTTCTAGGGAGCCGTTGGCGGAAGGGCCGCCGGGCTCCTGCGAGGATCTGACAGAATAGCAGCTCACAAACTGCGCGTCGAACTCTTCTATAACCCCTTGCACCAACGGCCGGGAGCGAACATCGTCGAGCAGTTCCTTGTGGCGGATGAATTCGCCGGTTTCGCTGACGGCCTCGATGCGCACATTCGGG
Above is a genomic segment from Oceanidesulfovibrio indonesiensis containing:
- the recR gene encoding recombination mediator RecR — encoded protein: MVRERLPEPLKDLVDQLAGLPGLGPKSAIRMALTMLAWPEARTRELGRAIHELRDRLCLCDECRGLADRNPCAICSDARRSRETLCLVAEWDSLLAIEDGGFYQGLYLILGGLLAPLDGVDATGLNTDVLKQRLAQGEVRELILALGTTLEAENTASYINNMVAREYPHVSVTRLAQGIPLGAEVKHVDKETLRQSLLYRQNL
- a CDS encoding YbaB/EbfC family nucleoid-associated protein, with the protein product MRGMNDLVRQAQVMQKKIQKAQEELADKEVEASVGGGMVTVVATGGQEIKSVKIDPQAVDPEDVPMLEDLILSAVNEALKKAKEMAEEEMGALTGGMKIPGMF